A window from Heteronotia binoei isolate CCM8104 ecotype False Entrance Well chromosome 15, APGP_CSIRO_Hbin_v1, whole genome shotgun sequence encodes these proteins:
- the HIRIP3 gene encoding HIRA-interacting protein 3: MATLVVAEQDMERFVKGLFQGSPDLSTLTHAIVRKKYLTHIGKEALTKEEKDHLKRLIEKELLQIQIEDSGDEQLLIKFKPSAKAGGQKRALCASDSSGEEVKSQHEQKKQRTMKELELSSDEEDSGIDSKKAQVCRGPKHAGKSSSSSDHGDSRTSESEEERVKDNAIPTSQRTSRAQRGRGKGKRSLSEGEESEGGQGSEVEEEISKRRKATKYQMETLESNSENDLKKIKLQRKKGMGRDEKGPNRVGKGECRKEDKQRGKRESEGESDLSETCGKKRTDWSDSAKDRAGGGGWKSQIPRGHKAREQSQSEEESDCASREKQKTQRKVTGDKHQKKNVSVEESESDSDDTEGKGQMKKDVHKSKSQRAGAEKWKTDSDSGEREVLKKKVRNQGMEKAQGRGMRRKELEGNQKQRSPIKQQGGHKPKRRVSRKELGSETEEKGSEQKKTGSSSGSENESQSEAEQRGKGRKQSEKIAVSRDDSESSSEETAGVTQRQKRMSEERKVNKEVSGGESSEEEEEEPKKKGAEKSQRESVSEAKSESDSEDSSSESTGKVKNRSWQEQRTQKPKGRSNSKEEMSESEKEAEHSHSGDKDSPRSSKKQHHGKDKEHHSTKGEDHPSVQRLKRYIRECGVRKNYKKLLMGCRSRKAQVEVLRQELENLGLKGTPTLAKCKALKKKLEEAAEVASLDLSNIITTEGRPRRRNVWSLYSKPEEPPGSPDESPIRRPATDWSRLQGVINSDDESD; encoded by the exons ATGGCAACGCTTGTTGTAGCAGAGCAGGACATGGAGAGATTCGTCAAGGGGCTCTTCCAGGGAAGTCCTGATCTCAG CACCCTTACTCATGCCATCGTGAGGAAAAAATATCTCACCCACATTGGGAAGGAAGCTTTGACGAAAGAGGAGAAAGATCACCTCAAACGGCTGATAGAGAAAGAACTGCTGCAGATTCAG ATTGAAGATTCTGGCGATGAACAGTTACTGATTAAATTTAAGCCTTCAGCCAAAGCTGGGGGCCAAAAGAGAGCCCTTTGTGCCTCTGATAGCTCTGGAGAGGAGGTAAAAAGCCAACATGAGCAGAAGAAGCAGCGAACTATGAAGGAGCTGG AACTCAGTTCCGATGAAGAGGATTCTGGGATTGATTCTAAGAAGGCCCAAGTCTGTCGTGGCCCAAAGCATGCTGGAAAATCCTCAAGCTCCTCTGACCATGGAGACTCAAGAACATCTGAGAGCGAGGAGGAGAGAGTGAAGGATAACGCTATACCAACCTCCCAGAGGACCAGCAGGGCACAGCGAGGCAGAGGAAAGGGGAAAAGGTCATTGAGTGAGGGAGAGGAGAGCGAAGGAGGGCAGGGGAGTGAAGTTGAAGAAGAGATCAGCAAACGCAGGAAGGCAACAAAGTACCAGATGGAAACGCTGGAGAGTAATTCTGAGAATGATCTTAAAAAAATCAAGCTCCAGAGGAAGAAAGGGATGGGCAGAGACGAGAAAGGTCCTAacagggtggggaagggggagtgcagAAAAGAAGATAAGCAAAGGGGGAAAAGAGAGTCAGAAGGCGAAAGTGATCTGTCTGAGACATGTGGAAAGAAGAGAACAGATTGGAGTGATAGTGCAAAGGACagggcaggaggtggtggctggaagTCCCAGATCCCAAGAGGTCATAAGGCTCGAGAGCAGAGCCAGAGTGAGGAGGAATCCGACTGTGCttcaagggagaagcagaagacGCAGAGAAAGGTGACTGGTGATAAACACCAAAAGAAAAATGTGAGTGTGgaagagtcggagagtgattcaGATGACACCGAGGGCAAAGGTCAGATGAAGAAAGATGTGCACAAGTCCAAATCCCAGAGGGCAGGTGCAGAGAAATGGAAGACAGACAGTGATTCGGGAGAAAGAGAGGTGCTTAAAAAGAAGGTAAGAAATCAAGGGATGGAAAAGGCACAGGGGAGggggatgaggaggaaggagCTGGAGGGAAATCAGAAACAGAGGAGTCCAATAAAACAGCAAGGAGGACACAAGCCCAAGAGAAGGGTGAGCAGAAAAGAATTGGGAAGCGAGACAGAAGAAAAGGGCTCAGAACAAAAAAAGACAGGGAGCTCCAGTGGTAGTGAAAACGAGTcccagagtgaggcagagcagagggggaaaggcagaaagCAGTCTGAGAAGATAGCTGTTAGCAGAGATGACTCAGAAAGTAGCTCTGAAGAAACTGCAGGTGTGACTCAGAGACAAAAGAGGATGTCAGAAGAGAGAAAAGTGAACAAGGAGGTGTCTGGGGGTGAATCtagtgaggaagaagaagaagaaccaaaaaagaaaggagcagAGAAGTCCCAGCGAGAAAGTGTCAGTGAAGCAAAATCTGAGAGTGATTCTGAAGACTCCAGCAGCGAATCTACAGGAAAGGTGAAAAACAGAAGCTGGCAGGAGCAAAGAACACAGAAGCCCAAAGGCAGAAGTAACAGCAAGGAAGAAATGAGTGAATCAGAAAAGGAGGCAGAGCACAGTCACTCAGGAGATAAAGACAGTCCTAGATCTTCCAAGAAGCAGCATCATGGGAAG GACAAAGAGCATCATTCCACAAAGGGCGAGGATCACCCCTCTGTCCAGCGTCTGAAGCGCTACATCCGGGAGTGCGGCGTGCGCAAGAACTACAAGAAGCTGCTGATGGGATGCCGTTCCCGCAAGGCTCAGGTGGAGGTCCTGAGGCAGGAGCTGGAAAACCTGGGGCTGAAGG GGACACCCACTCTAGCCAAATGCAAGGCCCTGAAGAAAAAGCTGGAAGAAGCAGCTGAGGTGGCTTCCCTTGATCTCAGCAACATTATTACTACAGAAG GCCGCCCAAGGCGTCGTAATGTCTGGAGTCTCTACAGCAAGCCAGAGGAGCCACCCGGATCTCCAGATGAGTCACCCATCCGCCGTCCTGCAACAGACTGGTCCCGCCTTCAAGGGGTCATCAACTCCGACGATGAAAGCGATTGA
- the LOC132584157 gene encoding dual specificity protein phosphatase 14-like, which yields MYAEPSTMNFRNHGFFRRSPPPSVTKPSPTAGNALSVLGGIAQISPCLYLCSGNAASNRHMVYSRAVTCVVNATMEIPNANWPDIDYVKVPVPDLPHAPLSLYFDSVADRIHQTGKKNGRTLVHCVAGVSRSASLCIAYLMKYHRLSLLDAHEWVKSRRPVVRPNVGFWRQLIEYERKLFGKNTVKMVPSPIGLVPDVYEKETRGLVPLWNLR from the coding sequence ATGTATGCTGAACCATCCACCATGAATTTCCGGAACCACGGCTTTTTCCGCCGTTCTCCACCCCCTTCGGTGACCAAACCGTCCCCCACTGCTGGGAACGCTTTGTCTGTCTTAGGAGGCATCGCCCAAATCTCACCCTGCCTCTACCTCTGCTCTGGAAATGCAGCATCCAACAGACATATGGTCTACTCCAGGGCAGTGACTTGTGTAGTGAATGCTACGATGGAAATCCCCAATGCCAACTGGCCAGATATTGACTATGTCAAGGTGCCCGTTCCTGACCTCCCTCACGCTCCACTCTCCTTGTACTTTGATTCCGTAGCTGATAGGATACACCAGACAGGGAAGAAGAATGGAAGAACCCTTGTCCATTGTGTGGCAGGTGTCAGCAGGTCTGCCTCTCTCTGTATTGCCTATTTAATGAAATATCACCGGTTGAGCCTCTTGGATGCCCATGAGTGGGTGAAGAGCAGGAGACCCGTTGTAAGGCCCAATGTAGGCTTCTGGAGGCAACTAATTGAATATGAACGCAAGCTGTTTGGCAAGAACACTGTTAAGATGGTGCCCTCGCCCATCGGGCTGGTTCCAGACGTCTATGAAAAGGAGACCCGTGGGCTGGTCCCCTTGTGGAACTTAAGATAG